The Coffea arabica cultivar ET-39 chromosome 2c, Coffea Arabica ET-39 HiFi, whole genome shotgun sequence genome includes the window atccattcCAAATTATAGTTCACTTTTTAATTGAATAACATAATTAACTTTTAACTTATTTAAAATATCCTTATTTAATGTATTTTGTTATCAGTGAATATGACCTAACTTGCTTTGATTGACACCTTGAATGGTATAGATTCTATCAGTATTGttgttataattattataaagGTATAACGATTAATCATATTCCTAATGTTAATATTcgagtattttagaaaaatagcagaCTAAATTTACTCTTCTAATATattcaattaatttttctttaactGCGTGGGAAAAAAACCAGAACCATAAAAATAGGACAAAGGAAGTATTTTAAAAGTATCAATGACAAATATTTAAAGTTAGGGTAAAGACGAGGCCAGCTGTAAAAACTTGTgtataattaagaaaaattaggagaaaaaagggggggggggggggaaaaagaaaataattgattTGTCAAATATGCATGCCTTTTGGATCTGTCTCAAGACCCAACTTAGCCAAACGGTGAGATTCTGATTCGATCTTTCTTGTAAAGTTCAGAGTTTTTCattcaactaaaaataaaatattaaacaaattctaaatttttataataGCACTCttactatctttttttttaatatagtctaataaaataaaaattatataataaaaataatagtggaAGTGCTAtcgtaaaaaaaataaaataaaattaagtacaattaaaatttttcttaaaataaaaagTCTCCTCTTTGGATCCTGTTCAGTCAGCCTTCCTACATGTCGCGTAGCTCGATGAAGAAAATATTCGTATTCTGTTCTCACATTTACAGAATACTTATTTCCGGATCAAGAAAATCCAGCTATTCATATTCCCAAGAACGTTAATCCAGAAAATGGAGATCAGCATACATAAATCTTACTCTGGGATTATTAGCTGAAGTTTTTTGCTTGATAGCCCAGGATATAGATCAAGATAGTATCAGACCCCGTTTCACCAGGACAAAACAGAACTTATCCAAAATTTCtcgtgtttttgttttttttcccaaCTTTTGGTTTTTACATTTATTGCTTCTGTATGGTCACGTGACATCCTTTCCGTTAACAGTTGTTAAACACTTTTTATCTTATTTCGTAAGTTTTTTAACAGGGTGTCCAATGGGTATTACGAAGACACTTGGGTATATTCATGCCCTAataattactccctccgtcccactttgatagttccgTTTCTTTTtccacacagtttaagaaaaagtaattaattttattggaaaagtaaatttcgattgctatttttttaaaataccctcacactaaatatggtacaactttatgaaaatttgaattgatggtaaaaaaaagaatcaactctcattaaatggggtaggtttatagtaacaactacttacattgaataagggtattttagaaaaattaaaatataactacattcttcaattggaaagtagACTACAATTTAGAACATATGAAAAAGGAATACAAGACTATCGAAATGGGACGGGGGAAGTATTATCTTTCATtgtattaatatatttttcatAATTAATTTTACCTTTTAAGAAATTTAACACCCAGGGCATATATGCTAACAAGTGTACCACTGTTAGACAAATCCTTCTTATTTCTTTACACGTAGATAATATTTTCATGACTCATGATTTTGGATGTCCTTTGAGGTAAATTACTACTTTGTTAAGTTCTAAACAAAAAGTCTCTATGAGTCCAAGATCCTTTGAATTAGAAGTGGATTAATCATTTGGACTGTCTTCCCCtttttttattgtttcctttattattattttttcacgTACTTTGTATTAGAGGAAGAGCAACTTaaaagattcaaaaaaaaattcaaaattgactaaaccACCACCCCTTGATCTACGCCGTTGCCTTgcgagttttaaaattattttgacCATGACGGACTACCCATCTCTTTAGAATTTGATTGGATCAGTACAAAATGTTGTGCAATTCTTTCTCGTGGTCCATGTGATTCGTCTGGCAGGAATCCGACTAATCCGTCCAATAGCCCAGCGACATCGCAAATAATCTCCGCAGGTTTGTTTTCAGCTGTTGGATGCACTATTGAGTCGAGAATCTTGGTGAGACTCGGAACGCGACTTCGCCCACGCAGTTTATCAGATTGTTTTCAGCTGTTGCAGGCGCTACGTAGTCGAGAATCtagtcttcttctttttttttattttttattttatagccTAATCTATTCTACGTTAAGGGGAGGGGGCGGGCTTAAGGAGGTCCAGGGATAATTCGGAGGAAATTGAATCACCACCGAATTAAACGGATGTATAACATATttacatgaatttttttttgaaataaatcacttAAATGTGGCATTTTGATGGAAACCTTGCTTCCCACCTCATCAAGTTAGGTGGTGGCCACCATCTCAAAAGCTGGTGATTTAGTCGAGAAACCTTGCCTTTCACCCCACCAAACCAAGTTAGGTGGTGGTTTAGTCGAGAATCTAGTCAGCGACGGAGTAAATTCTGATTTTTAAGTTTTCAATAAGATTATTGTCTTTTTGCAATCATTCACGCTTTGTACGATAAGCAAGGCCTGGTATCAGCAGTCTCAATGGTCTGGCTCGTGCCGATAACCAAGATCGAATCCGTCCAAATTTCTTtccttgaaaaaaaattagcatgaatctgaaaaactgaaaaagaaataGGTAAGTAATATTTGTATtttaaatatagtttccaacactttactctattattttgttaagtaaaaaaaaaattattatatgtTCAAAATTATCTTACCATGCAAATATCAGTTTTGTTTGGAAactatttttataaaaaataggtatgtttctaaattttttataaaaatatatatatatattactataacaatttgatatatattatgtaaaaaagatgattaaaaaatatattcgtGAGAAAAAACGTAGCAAACAAACAATTGGATCCACTCCACCAATAGAAAATGGAAAACACACCCGATCATTATTAGTCAATAAAATACAAAACAGACCATTGGATTCAATCCGCCAACAGAAAATGGAAAAGCGACATGATCACATTCACGCTGTAGTTTCAATCCACACTATGAACAAAAGCAATCGAAAGATTTTAATTCTTCGAATTGTTTACTACTATTATTATGAATTCAGTGGTCCCTCGACCCCCGATTGCAACTTTCAATAATTCCTTTCGCCCCCACGTAGACCGTCCCCGTGACAACAGTGTCTCGTCACTTTCGTTCATATGGTTGTTCAACTTCTATCCCTGATTGGCCATTTGAGCTCTGTAATCATGCTGGTCTAATTAGATAATCTCGGATTATTGCtcagaagaaaaaagagaatctCACGCTGTTATTATATGCTTCGGACAGAAGAATCTCATGATTGTAGCTATAGCGCATtgagggtctgtttggttggaagtaaaatgttttccttggaaaaatattttttgtggaagtaattttccatgaaaatcatttccctttcatcattttcaggtgtttggttagcttattgaaaatatttttttactttatttttctgatgtttgtttaacttttgaatgAACTACGAACGTATAATTTGGGTTATCCCTCTTGAATGAAGTACAAACGTGTAAAGCGTACATTGAGCCTGTGTGGTTACTGTAAAaagtttgtttaacttttgaaatattttcacttttatctctatctttactttctacacattataactacatatttcttcccatgcaaaataagaaaatttatctcattgtttaactttaaaagatcttggagaaatgtatatatgaataaaaaatatctccttaagcaataaacaaattgctggccatttagtgtcaaatatcaatcacatgcaatgcttattgtaacatatatcttgcactctcactgttgaaagtttctctagaaaagaatgtccctattatacagaattaattactagcataggatgagcatgttgaggtttttttttttttttttaattttgaatatactagggggagggttgggttgggtggtacgagtagggctgcaaacgagccgagccgagtcgagctttgagctaatcgagccgagtcttggctaaattttatcaagctcgagctcgacgagctggcaattttcgagctcgagctcgactcgaatcaagtcgagccgagctcgagctcgaaaaaaataaaaaaaattattttatttttaaaaaaaataaataaaataatattttttttctgaataaataataaaatattaaggatatatccgtaatttcactatgaaaataaaaaataaaaaaaatatatataatataagtaattttattattaaataaaaataaaaataaaaaaatatatatatatactcaagctcgcgagccggctcgcgagctaacgagcttaatattttgagctcgagttcgagctcgagcttgactcgagctggCTCGAGCTTGATTAatgtcgagctcgactcgagcttgactcgagccgctcgattcgtttgcagccctagtacGAGGGAGGGAATGTAAAGAAGAGGTCTTGGATTGAAATCCTcttgtttacactaaaaaaaaaaaaaagaacatactacaagatgtttttagtaagtttggaacatactacaggcgggatgcatgtatttcggaaaacaacttcaataagtttggaagggaagttgttttccataagatgagtaaaaatattttacataggaaaatgttttcagtaactggAAGAAATTCTACACTGGTATTGATAATGAGTACAAGATCATTAGGTTTGAATGGTTGGCACACAAGcgaaaaattttgaaacaaataaataaaggaaGTTGGCTAAACTATAGTATGGGTGGAAAAAATgaactatatatatattaatcatCAGAGTCGGTTCAATGATCAAAAGAGAACATTTTCATTGTCACATTCAATGTTTGAATTTTGAACTTGACAATTGGATGAAAAGAGCGTGATGAGAGTTGAGAAGTGACGAAAATAATAAGATGCTACTCCATTGATACCAATTTACCATACAGAAAAGGCAATTCTGAATTGAACGATCTATTACATGTCATTTGTAATTGCCCTATTTATTTCGCTTTCTACATTTACATATAATTACGATGCTGTAGTTCTCGTAATTTGGATTTTAGGGTTAAGTGAGCTTGGACGGGCTTCAAGTCGGAGCACATCCTGATTCGTTCATGTTATCTTTAATGAAATGTGCGGGGCCCAAACAGTTGGGTTGGGCTTTAACTGGTCATGTTTGGGTTCCGACATCTAAATCCTAAGGCAGACAAACCCAAATCGCTTTTTCTAGAGcccaattacaaaacaattatGCTGAACCGAATAACGTCCAAAGTCCAAAAGTGTGGCTCATAGTTTGCAAATTCCTCGATGGGTCTGGTTCATAGGCTGGCATTTCTACTCCCTGTGATCGTTCAAGTGTTCAAAATCCAAATCATCATTATAATATTAAATGGCATtattaacaattaaaaaaaaaagtgatgttATATGATATTACAATGATGCCCTCGACGCTTGATTGAccacaaaattcaaaagagacGTAAACATATCAAGATACATGTTCATTAATTTATTAAGTGGCATAAAAAAAAGTGATATTTTTATACGTATCACGTAATATGTCAGTTTGACCTGAATCAGCAGACATtagtctaatgatctcacgattGTGGATGAAACATTTTATCAATTAGCTCGTGCTTCGTTGTCAGGGTGATCCTGTGAAAAGATTAAATCTGCGAACTTTTGCTTCAAAACAACTTTACGAGCTAAACTGTAATGACAGCCACATTTGAAATCATCTTGGTACTACATATCTAAaaacaaatatttacatgtctGCCTTGTGTGGTTTCTTGGCGAGAGAAATGATGAGATTATTAAAGAAGCCTTTGCCCATGCGGAGAGGCGTTGCTGCATTCTTGGCAAACCTGTGGAATAAGTCGGCTATAATAGCTTCTCCAAAATGGCTTGCTAGGATAGGTTCCCAAGCTGCTCTAACGAATGATGCCACATGGGCTGCTCTAACATGTTCATCGCAGAAGCGTACCTGGGAATGGGATCCTAACTGGTTATCATCAATGCAGAAGCCAGCATCATGACGGAGCTTAAACGTCTCCACGTATACAATTTCAAAAGAACGTTCCTCCTCAATTATGTGCCTGACTTCTTCTACTGAAGGCGCATAGATTGGAACATTGAAACTGTCCAGTTTTTCTTCCTCCAGACTTCCCTGTGGATATGCCAATCATCAAGTCAATTCAGATATAGAGTGGAACTTTGTCTACACAATGTTTCTCTATCGAGGTTACAGAGAATAAATTTGCatccttttttatttatttatttattattattagctAAGGTAGGAACTCTGAATAAGCAAGCTAGATAGCTATTTATTACTAGAGTATTTCCGATCACAAGCATCTGCTGATGAAAGGGAAACAGAAATTAAGACCTCGACAACCAAGTCGTTTATTGCCACCTCAAGTAAGTCTAAGATATTTGGGCCGTCGAATTCATCTCCTTTACACATGAAAGTGAGGAGGATTCGGCCATGTGAAACCAACTCTTCCGAATGCATCCTGAGAAATGTGGTAAAATCTTTCGTAAATTGATCCAAATATGCCTTCTGGATGGCCGGAGGACTTGCTTTGGAAGAGTAAATGCTCCCTTTATTCGCACTGATCCCCGATTCAGTCACCAAACCACTGGGAACCTGTCAACGTGACGCGTCTCAAGCTGGTAACTTGTTACATTGTTGGAGCATTTTGTTAGGGTCAATTGCATGTGGGAATACTACAAATCATGAGCCGCGaccacaccaaaaaaaaaagaaaaaaaaggttgtTGATTTCTTGAGAAATCTTTTCTTGGGTTGGGTTCTTGGGGATGTCTTGAGAATTGTTAAAGAAGCCTTCCATGCATAGTTACTAATGTGTTGAATGAAAATCATGCATGAACTATCTTTGctgcaagaaaatggaaaatgattaGAGGGATTGATTCAAAAACCTGAGATAACCAATGGAGACTGTAAGAAGAGTGTAAAAAATGGACGGACTGCTCGGGGAAGAGTCTGCCGTAGAAAGAGTCTGCTATCAGGCACGATCCTATTTtgcttccattttctttttcaagtttgCGGTAGAAGCTTGGCAGCGACTTGATAACCGTATTGAAATCATTTTCGAAAAGATCATTCAGAAAAACCTGAATCGTGGGCAGTGCAAATTCATTGTCCATTTCCTGGCTAACTTTGTCAATACTTTGTATGATGTCCGAAACTGTTAATAGTGTGTTTGGTCCTGAAGAGCATCCCAAATCAGCAACTCTAATGCACTTCTCGTCGTAGGGTAAGTTGGTCCGCAACAATTCTTGTATGCATTGTTCAAGTACAGGCTTCACCTTGGTCAGTACCAACTTCTACATACaccactcaaaaaaaaaaaaaagttaagccAAAAAAAGGGTACGCTATGTTAGAGATCAACGTATCACAGTCTTGTGTTACCACTCCTGTGACTGCGGGCGCGTGCGTGTGTGTTTGTCAAAGAGGGATAGACAGACTTGGTAGGATGAATTTTTGGCGTAGCTTGTATCGCCTTCGCCTCCACTCATGTGCAGGACTCGTTGGAGTTCCATTTCTGATCTCTTACTTAATCGAATTTTCGACAATCTTGTACAGGAGTATTTATCctttcctcatcatcatcaatcCAAGTGTCCAAGTATCggtatcatcatcatcatcatcaatcatcatctTCAACAAATAATCAATCCAAGTGTCAGTATTGGACAGCTTTCAGAGATGCCATTACTGCTCATCCTCCAAACGATCCTCATTAAATGCCCATATCCCTTCTCTTTCCGGTCCAAAAAGTGGAATGTTCGAATATAATCAGCACGTATTGccttttttggcaaatttgttaaACATAATCTGAGTACTTTTTTTCAATCACATATTTACATACTCCCTCCATCCCACATTTGTTTGGAtaaagtattatttgaaataattactgtaacattctTTATAATATGATGTATGCGAGATaaaaaaaggtgattaaaaatataaaaagatagattgaaaaatttatttataatgcaagtaaaatattatttgaaaaaaaatttgatatttgtctTTCATCTTAACCAAATTATAGTCCCTTTTTCATTAAAGAATGTACTTAACTTTTAAATCTCTAAAATACACCCCTTATGTAATGTATGTTGTTATCAATGAATATAACTATCTTATTAAATTATagaattaatcttttctaccCTAACAATACTACACTCCCAGCGTTGGATGAGATGTAACATTTAATTTAGTGAGATGTATTGGCATATCAAAAGCCACAAGTCCCACAACAATTGCAAGGGTATTTCAAAAAATGGTAAGTtaaatttattcttttaataAAATTAGCTAGTTTTCCTTGTagaaaaaatcaaaactatcaaGATGACATAGTACTTTAATAATCCACAGTCATTTAGATCAAGATTCGTAATGCTCATAAACAGCTTATGTCCAACACAACCTCTAATTTGTAACGACATAGAAATTAATTCTTCAAAGCAAATAAGATATCCCAGCTCCAGTCTGGACAGGGAAATAAGAATTGAGGGCTTTTCCTTGTGTCATTGTTAGGCTCACTTagggctgaaaaaaaaaaaaagaaaaaaaagaaccgAAATTGATCGAACTCGAGTCAAACTTGAGTTGACCAAATCGAATTCGAGTTCGAACTTGAGTTCAAATTATTAAGCTCGTTCGCTAGCTcgaggatatatatatatatatatatttttttttttaaaaaaaaaaattttaatagtaaaattacatatatattcctAATATGTTATTATTAATAAGAAACAtaattatttgttgtttttattagaATAATTTCCAGAAACTCGAGCTAACGAACTGCTCATGAGTCAGAAATTCGAACTACATTATGAGCTGACAATTTGAGCTGCTCGCGAGCCTTATCGACTCAAGTTCAAGCCTCGCTTTTCCTTAGTCGAGTCAAGCTCTAGCTCAATTTTTTTAGCTCGTTGaattcgagttcgaactcgaactTACCTGTTATTAAGTCGAACTCGACGCGATAAGtgcaaaactcgactcgatttgATTCGTTTACGGCCTTGGCTCACCTATGCAGCTCCCGTTCTTCACGTCCTATTTCCGGATCCCAACAGAAAAACAAGAAATCGTTGCCCAATTGTTTTCATCTTAACATGTCCTGTAACTTCTGAACTTTGTGAAGTAATATATGGATGGGCCTTATCAGCCCTTTTACGAATCCAAATTTCCACCATCACTTGAAGAAAGACGAATTGAATTGTACTTTGGTGGAATACACACCATACAATCGGGATTTTGATGTGCATCTGCATTCAAGAAACCCTTTTAATAGTTGCTTCCAAACTGTCTCCTCCTTTCAGCATCTCATCATCTTGATGAAGTAAGATTTGCAGGCAAGTGAAGAGAATTAATGAGTCATTAGGATATTTAGattttactcattttttttgtaTCAAACCCTTCTCAATTGTCTCTCTTCtaacaaaattttttcctttaaaaagaATAATACGTAGTACGGTTTAATTTGTTACGTACGAATTTTTAATTGCTAAAAATCAAAGATTTGttcatgaaaaaaatgaattgttgcattttgtgtgttttattcGTATCTTTTCTAGTTCAAAGATGTACAATCATTGTAGAACTCCAActgttttgttaaaaaaaaaactgttaacTTCTTTTGGGTGGATTGTACTATTTGATGAATATTACTACATTATGATACATTGATTGCATACAAATTTTACAGTGATTTCAGATGCAAAACGTATCTTCGTGAGATAAAAagcaaacaatttttttttttttttaaaagaaagaaatgctGTTCGTTCATGGT containing:
- the LOC113721572 gene encoding probable caffeine synthase MTL2 isoform X2 translates to MELQRVLHMSGGEGDTSYAKNSSYQKLVLTKVKPVLEQCIQELLRTNLPYDEKCIRVADLGCSSGPNTLLTVSDIIQSIDKVSQEMDNEFALPTIQVFLNDLFENDFNTVIKSLPSFYRKLEKENGSKIGSCLIADSFYGRLFPEQSVHFLHSSYSLHWLSQVPSGLVTESGISANKGSIYSSKASPPAIQKAYLDQFTKDFTTFLRMHSEELVSHGRILLTFMCKGDEFDGPNILDLLEVAINDLVVEGSLEEEKLDSFNVPIYAPSVEEVRHIIEEERSFEIVYVETFKLRHDAGFCIDDNQLGSHSQVCQECSNASPHGQRLL
- the LOC113721572 gene encoding probable caffeine synthase MTL2 isoform X1; the encoded protein is MELQRVLHMSGGEGDTSYAKNSSYQKLVLTKVKPVLEQCIQELLRTNLPYDEKCIRVADLGCSSGPNTLLTVSDIIQSIDKVSQEMDNEFALPTIQVFLNDLFENDFNTVIKSLPSFYRKLEKENGSKIGSCLIADSFYGRLFPEQSVHFLHSSYSLHWLSQVPSGLVTESGISANKGSIYSSKASPPAIQKAYLDQFTKDFTTFLRMHSEELVSHGRILLTFMCKGDEFDGPNILDLLEVAINDLVVEGSLEEEKLDSFNVPIYAPSVEEVRHIIEEERSFEIVYVETFKLRHDAGFCIDDNQLGSHSQVRFCDEHVRAAHVASFVRAAWEPILASHFGEAIIADLFHRFAKNAATPLRMGKGFFNNLIISLAKKPHKADM